The nucleotide sequence TGTAATTCACTCCCGTCACGACATCGGACTGTTCAGCCAAGTGAACCAGTTCGGCCGATTGCCGCGAGTCCATGGCCAATGGTTTTTCACACATCACGTGCTTGCCCGCGGCGATCGCGGATTTGGCCATGTCATAATGCAGCCGGTTGGGCGTGGTGATGTGAACCACGTCGACTTGTGGGTCCGCCAGGACGGCTTCGTAGCTGTCGTAGACTTGCCGCAGCCCCAGCGCTTCGCAGGCTTCAGCGGTTTTCTGGGGGCTGGACGCGACGATGCCCAAAACGTCTTGTCCGGCACGAAGTAGAGCTTCCACGTGGACCGGGCCGATAAAACCCGATCCGACGACGACGGCACGCATTCGATTCAAAACCAAAACCTTTCAATTCTTTGGGGGCGAAGTTGTTATTGGGCGACGATGTTGGGGCAGGCTGCGCCGTCAACGACCGGCGGTCGCTTTCCTAGGATGACATTCCGCTACGATGTCGTCGATTCCGGGCGACGGGATAACACGCAAGCAATGAACCTAACACACCGCGGCGCATCGTTCGGATGCGTCCGAGACGGATCGCATGAACGAAATTGATTTGCAGGCTGACTTTGATGATTTGCTCTCGGCTCCGCGACCGCTGGAATCATTGGATTCACTGATTTGGAAAACGTTGGCGTCCGCAGCGGATCAAGCGGGGCATCCTTGGAAAGAAGCCGCTGTGGCAACGTTGCAAACGCCGACGCAGGCTTCGCAAACCCCGTGCCCCGAGATTCGCACGATCATTTTGCGTCGTGTCGATGAAGACGCACGGACGATCGATTTTCACACCGACCTGCGATCGCCCAAGGTGGATCAAATTCGACACGCCGGCGACCCTTCGCCGATCAGTTGGCTGTTTTACGACTCGAGTTCCAAAATCCAGTTGCGTTTAAGCGGCACGGCCACGGTGGTCAGCGGCGCAGCGGCCCAGGCGGCATGGGAATCGGTTCGCGAACCGGCACGAGACAATTATCGGTCGGCCGCCGCGCCGGGGACGTTCCATGCCGGCGACGATCCACCGTCGGACGACCAGCGATTGGTCCAGTGGTCGGAAGATTCGGATGCGGGGCGGCGCTGGTTTTGCATCGTGCGGACCACCATCACCACAGCGGACTGGTTGTATTTGCGCCGGGGCGGGCACGTTCGTGCGTCGGTGAACTATTCCACAACCGGCCGATCGACCGGCCGCTGGGTCATGCCTTGACGATGGTAAGGCCGCGCGGTTGGCTCGCGGCAACAATGCACCGATGATCGACGATTCCACCAGCCGACCGACGGACTGTTTTGTCCGCCAAACGCCCGCGGGCCTGTATTGTGACCCGGGCGGGTTTTACGTCGATCCGATGCGACCGGTCGATCGCGCGGTGGTCACACACGCGCACAGCGATCACGCTCGCGTGGGCAGCCGGCACTACTTGGCCGCCGAACCGTCGCGTCATGTGCTCAGCGGCCGGATGGCTGGGGACGCGGATCTGCAATGGTTGCCCTATGGCCAAACGATCACGGTGGGCGGGGTGACGGTCAGCTTTCATCCGTCGGGCCACATGCTGGGGGCCGCTCAGGTCCGGATGGAATACCGTGGGCAAGTGGTGGTGGTCACCGGTGATTACAAAATCGACGATGACCCGACGTGCCAACCTTGGGCTCCGGTGCAGTGTCATGTCTTGGTGACCGAGTCGACGTTTGGATTGCCCGTCTATCGATGGCCTGATTCGACCGCCGAATTTGCATCGATCAACGCGTGGTGGCGGCAATGCCGTGATGCGGGTAAGTGTGCGGTCCTGTACGGCTATGCGGTTGGGAAGAGCCAGCGGCTGATCGCCGGATTGGATGACAGCATCGGACCGATTTACACCCACGGTGCCGTCGAGAAAGGCAACGAAGCGTACCGAGCCAGTGGTGTGTCGCTGCAGGACACTCAAGCGGTCGCTTCACTGTCACAGAAACCCGATTATCGGGGCGCGATGGTCGTTGCGGTTCCGTCAGCTCACGGCACGCCTTGGCTGCGCCGGTTCGGCCGGATCAGCACGGCGATGGCCAGCGGATGGATGGCCGTTCGCGGCGCGCGGCGGCGACGTTCGGTGGACCGAGGCTTCGTCATCAGCGATCACGTCGATTGGCCTTCGCTTCAACTTGCCGTCCAGCAGTGTCGTCCGGAATCGGTTTGGGTGACACACGGATACAGCGCCGTGGTGGCCAGGTACTTGAACGAAACAGGGGTGCACGCGATCCCGCTGGAAGGCGGCCGATCGGTGGGATCCGATGACGACGTGGACTCGGCCGACGATGGGGACGGCGATGACCAGGAGGCCCCGTCGTGATCCGATTCGCACAGTTGTTCGCCCGGCTGGACGAAACCACCAAGACGAACGAAAAGATCGACGCCATCGCCGGCTACTTGGATACCGCGAACCCGGCGGATGCGGCATGGGCCGTGTATTTCCTGTCCGGCCAACGTCGTCGACGCAGCGTGCCGACGAAATTGCTGCGTCAATGGGCGGGCGAAGTCGCGGATTTGTCCGACTGGTTGGTCGATGAGTCGTACCATGCCGTCGGCGATCTTGCCGAAACCATTTCGTTGATCGTCCCGCCCGGTGAGGACCTCAGCGAACTGACGTTGGCCCAGTGGGTCAGCCAGCGTTTGGATCCCTTGGCGTCGATGGACGAAACGGCCCAGCGTCAGGCGGTGCTACGTATCTGGGACGAAACCCGAATGCCGACTCGGTTGGTGGCAATGAAGTTGATCACCGGCGCGTTTCGCGTGGGGGTTAGCAAGCGTTTGGTCACACGAGCCTTGGCGAAGCATTCCGGCGTTCCGGTCGACGTGGTGGCCGATCGTTTGATGGGCCAGTGGCAGCCGAGTGATGAAGTCTATCGGCGTTGGACCGATCCCACCTCGCCGGACCGAATCAGCAGCCAGCCGTATCCGTTCTGCTTGGCTCATCCGATCGATACGGAGACCGATGTGTCGACCCTGGGGCCGCGAGAAGACTACTTGGCCGAGTGGAAATGGGATGGCATTCGCGGACAACTGATTCGTCGTGACGGCAAGTCGTTTCTGTGGTCGCGGGGCGAAGAGCTGATGGAAAACCGTTGGCCCGAAATCGAATCGGCTGCGCAGTGGTTGCCCGACGGCACCGTGCTGGACGGTGAAATCTTGGCGACTGCGGCCGACGGAACGGTGATGCCGTTTGCACAACTGCAACGACGCATCAATCGAAAAACGGTCGGCAAGAAATTACTGGTCGAGGTCCCGGTGGTCTTTCACGTCTTTGATTTGCTGGAGATCGATGGTGTCGATTTGCGTGACCAGCCGCTGCAGATTCGCCGGCAGCGGTTGGACCAGACGTTGGCTCAGATTGACCACCCGCATTTGAAGCCGACGGAGATTTTGACCGAACCCAGCTGGGATGATCTGACAACGATACGACAAACCAGTCGCCAGCGACGTAGCGAAGGATTGATGCTGAAGCGGATCGATTCGAAATACGACGTTGGGCGTGTCCGTGGCACTTGGTGGAAATGGAAAGTCGACCCGTTCACGATCGATGCCGTGTTGATCTATGCCCAAAAGGGTCATGGAAAGCGAGCCAGTCTGTTCACCGATTACACGTTCGCTTTGTGGAACGATGGCGAATTGGTCCCGTTTGCCAAGGCGTACAGCGGGTTGGACGACGCGGAGATTCGCAAGGTCGATCGTTTCGTGCGCGATCATACCGACGAAGCGTTCGGGCCGGTGCGACGGGTGACCCCGACGTTGGTGATGGAATTGGCTTTCGAGGGTTTGCAGGTCAGCACACGGCACAAGAGCGGCATCGCGACTCGGTTTCCTCGAATCGTTCGCTGGCGTCACGACAAAGGTCCCCAGGACGCCAATTCGCTGGACGAACTGAAAGCGATGATGCCCGATGGTTCGTGAACCGGTGAAGACATCAAACGACAAACGAGGAAATGCACCGGAGCCGGCTTGCAATCAAGCTCCAGCAAAGTCGTCTGCGGCCACCGCCACCGCAACGGTCGACGCGATGTTTGCGTCACAGGGATGGAAACCGTTTCGTTTCCAGCGCTCGGCGTGGCGCGCTTACCGAAACGGCGAAAGCGGTCTGGTCCATTCCGCGACCGGGACCGGAAAGACGTTGGCCGTTTGGATGGGCCCGATCTTGCAGTGGCTGGATCAAAACCCGAACCGCGAGAAATGGGACGCGAAACGTCCACCGGAGGCACGCGTGTTGTGGATCACTCCGCTGCGGGCGCTTGCGCAAGACACTGAAAACGCGCTGCGGCAACCGATCGATGCACTCGGGTTGCCGTGGTCATTGCAATCACGCACCGGCGACAGTTCGACCAGTCAAAAGTCACGGCAACTGCGGCGTTTGCCGACGGCGCTCGTCACAACGCCCGAAAGCCTGTGTCTGATGTTGACCCATGAAAAGTTGCATTCGGCGTTTGCCGGATTGCAGGCCGTGGTGGTCGATGAATGGCACGAGCTGTTGGGCACCAAACGTGGCGTTCAGACGGATTTGGCACTGGCACGACTGCGTCGTCTGCAACCGGGGCTACGGGTCTGGGGTGTGTCGGCGACGCTGGGCAATCTGGATGACGCGATGGAGTCGCTGTTGGGGCCCGCGTCCGCCGATCAGGGGCGTTTGATCCAAGGCTACACCAAAAAGAAGATCCAATTGGAATCGATCATCCCCAAACGGATTGATCGTTTTCCCTGGTCCGGCCACATCGGGACTCGGATGGTGCCCCAGGTGGCCGAGTGCTTGGACGAAGTCAACAGCGCGCTGGTGTTTGCCAACACGCGGTCGCAAACGGAGATCTGGTACCAGAGTCTGTTGAAGCATCGTCCGGACTGGGCGGGACGGATCGCGCTGCACCATGGTTCGCTGGACGGCAGCGTCCGGCGTTGGGTCGAAGATGGCTTGCGCGATGGCAGTTTGAAAGCCGTCGTGTGTACCAGCAGCCTGGACTTGGGCGTTGATTTCACCGCCGTGGATCTGGTCGTACAGATCGGCAGCCCTAAGGGTGCGGCTCGATTGCTTCAGCGTGCCGGTCGCAGCGGCCATCAACCCGATGCCGCCAGCCGGTTGGTGTTCGTTCCGACCAACGCGATCGAGTTGATCGAATTGGCTGCGGCACAGCAAGCGATCGCCGACGGGGCGTTGGAGTCGCGTCCGTTGTTGTCCAAACCGCTGGACGTGTTGGCCCAGCATGTCGTCACTGTTGCGATCGGCGGCGGTTTCGATGACAAGACGTTGTTGAATGAAGTTCGATCGACGGCCAGCTATCAAAACTTGACGAATGGTGAGTGGCGTTGGATCCTGGACTTCGTCGTCCAAGGCGGCGCGTCGCTTCACGCTTATCCCGAATTCCATCGTGTCCAGCGTCAAGGTGATCGCTATCAGGTCACCGAGCGTCGGATCGCAACGATGCATCGGATGAACATCGGCACGATCGTCAGCGACGCGGCGATGAAGGTGAAGTTTTTGAAGGGAAACACGTTGGGTACCGCGGAGGAATCATTCCTGTCAAAACTGAATCCGGGCGATAAGTTCCTGTTTGCCGGTCGCTTGGTCGCTTTGGTTCGTGTCAAAGACAACGTCGCTTATGTCCGCCGGGCCAAAGGCGAACCCGATTCGGTGCCGCGTTGGATGGGCGGTCGAATGCCGCTGTCCAGTGAACTGAGTCGACAGTTGCGTGAAAAACTGCACCAGGCGGCGGACGGTGTCTTGGTCGGCCGCGAAATGAAATCGCTGAAAGGTCTGTTGGAACTGCAACAGCGTTGGAGCCGGTTGCCACGGGTCGACGAATTGCTGATCGAATCGATCAAGACCCGAGGCGGTTATCAGCTGTTTGTCTTTCCGTTCGAAGGTCGTTTGGTCCACGAAGGTATGGCCGCGCTATTGGCGTATCGGATGACACGCCGCATGAAGACGACGTTCACGATGGCGTGCAACGACTATGGGATCGTGTTGCAGTCACCACACCGTGTCGATGTGGCCGCAGCGATCGATCACGGCCTGTTCGCCTCGGAGCAGTTGGTTGCGGACATTCTGGAAAGCATGAATTCCACCGAAATGGCGAAGCGACAATTTCGCCAAATCGCCCGGGTCGCGGGGCTGATCCAACAAGGCTATCCGGGACGACAAAAGTCCGCGGGCCATCTGCAGGCCAGCAGCAATCTGTTCTTTGATGTCTTTCGGCAATACGATCCGGACAACATGTTGTTAAGCCAAGCGGAACAAGAGGTCTTGGATTTGCAGCTGGAAACCGACCGCATGGCGTCCGCATTGGATCGGATCGAAAATAGTACCGTGGTGGTCACAGCCCCGGATCGGGTGACGCCGCTTTCGTTTCCGCTGTTGGTCGATAAGCTTCGGGAACGTG is from Crateriforma conspicua and encodes:
- a CDS encoding ATP-dependent DNA ligase, which produces MIRFAQLFARLDETTKTNEKIDAIAGYLDTANPADAAWAVYFLSGQRRRRSVPTKLLRQWAGEVADLSDWLVDESYHAVGDLAETISLIVPPGEDLSELTLAQWVSQRLDPLASMDETAQRQAVLRIWDETRMPTRLVAMKLITGAFRVGVSKRLVTRALAKHSGVPVDVVADRLMGQWQPSDEVYRRWTDPTSPDRISSQPYPFCLAHPIDTETDVSTLGPREDYLAEWKWDGIRGQLIRRDGKSFLWSRGEELMENRWPEIESAAQWLPDGTVLDGEILATAADGTVMPFAQLQRRINRKTVGKKLLVEVPVVFHVFDLLEIDGVDLRDQPLQIRRQRLDQTLAQIDHPHLKPTEILTEPSWDDLTTIRQTSRQRRSEGLMLKRIDSKYDVGRVRGTWWKWKVDPFTIDAVLIYAQKGHGKRASLFTDYTFALWNDGELVPFAKAYSGLDDAEIRKVDRFVRDHTDEAFGPVRRVTPTLVMELAFEGLQVSTRHKSGIATRFPRIVRWRHDKGPQDANSLDELKAMMPDGS
- a CDS encoding PNPOx family protein; this encodes MNEIDLQADFDDLLSAPRPLESLDSLIWKTLASAADQAGHPWKEAAVATLQTPTQASQTPCPEIRTIILRRVDEDARTIDFHTDLRSPKVDQIRHAGDPSPISWLFYDSSSKIQLRLSGTATVVSGAAAQAAWESVREPARDNYRSAAAPGTFHAGDDPPSDDQRLVQWSEDSDAGRRWFCIVRTTITTADWLYLRRGGHVRASVNYSTTGRSTGRWVMP
- a CDS encoding ligase-associated DNA damage response DEXH box helicase; the protein is MFASQGWKPFRFQRSAWRAYRNGESGLVHSATGTGKTLAVWMGPILQWLDQNPNREKWDAKRPPEARVLWITPLRALAQDTENALRQPIDALGLPWSLQSRTGDSSTSQKSRQLRRLPTALVTTPESLCLMLTHEKLHSAFAGLQAVVVDEWHELLGTKRGVQTDLALARLRRLQPGLRVWGVSATLGNLDDAMESLLGPASADQGRLIQGYTKKKIQLESIIPKRIDRFPWSGHIGTRMVPQVAECLDEVNSALVFANTRSQTEIWYQSLLKHRPDWAGRIALHHGSLDGSVRRWVEDGLRDGSLKAVVCTSSLDLGVDFTAVDLVVQIGSPKGAARLLQRAGRSGHQPDAASRLVFVPTNAIELIELAAAQQAIADGALESRPLLSKPLDVLAQHVVTVAIGGGFDDKTLLNEVRSTASYQNLTNGEWRWILDFVVQGGASLHAYPEFHRVQRQGDRYQVTERRIATMHRMNIGTIVSDAAMKVKFLKGNTLGTAEESFLSKLNPGDKFLFAGRLVALVRVKDNVAYVRRAKGEPDSVPRWMGGRMPLSSELSRQLREKLHQAADGVLVGREMKSLKGLLELQQRWSRLPRVDELLIESIKTRGGYQLFVFPFEGRLVHEGMAALLAYRMTRRMKTTFTMACNDYGIVLQSPHRVDVAAAIDHGLFASEQLVADILESMNSTEMAKRQFRQIARVAGLIQQGYPGRQKSAGHLQASSNLFFDVFRQYDPDNMLLSQAEQEVLDLQLETDRMASALDRIENSTVVVTAPDRVTPLSFPLLVDKLRERVSSETLAQRIQRMQQQLEKAAGAE
- a CDS encoding ligase-associated DNA damage response exonuclease; amino-acid sequence: MIDDSTSRPTDCFVRQTPAGLYCDPGGFYVDPMRPVDRAVVTHAHSDHARVGSRHYLAAEPSRHVLSGRMAGDADLQWLPYGQTITVGGVTVSFHPSGHMLGAAQVRMEYRGQVVVVTGDYKIDDDPTCQPWAPVQCHVLVTESTFGLPVYRWPDSTAEFASINAWWRQCRDAGKCAVLYGYAVGKSQRLIAGLDDSIGPIYTHGAVEKGNEAYRASGVSLQDTQAVASLSQKPDYRGAMVVAVPSAHGTPWLRRFGRISTAMASGWMAVRGARRRRSVDRGFVISDHVDWPSLQLAVQQCRPESVWVTHGYSAVVARYLNETGVHAIPLEGGRSVGSDDDVDSADDGDGDDQEAPS